A genomic region of Mus musculus strain C57BL/6J chromosome 7, GRCm38.p6 C57BL/6J contains the following coding sequences:
- the Echs1 gene encoding enoyl-CoA hydratase, mitochondrial precursor has protein sequence MAALRALLPRACSSLLSSVRCPELRRFASGANFQYIITEKKGKNSSVGLIQLNRPKALNALCNGLIEELNQALETFEQDPAVGAIVLTGGDKAFAAGADIKEMQNRTFQDCYSSKFLSHWDHITRVKKPVIAAVNGYALGGGCELAMMCDIIYAGEKAQFGQPEILLGTIPGAGGTQRLTRAVGKSLAMEMVLTGDRISAQDAKQAGLVSKIFPVEKLVEEAIQCAEKIASNSKIVVAMAKESVNAAFEMTLTEGNKLEKRLFYSTFATDDRREGMTAFVEKRKANFKDH, from the exons ATGGCGGCCCTGCGTGCTCTGCTGCCCAGAGCCTGTAGCTCACTGTTGTCCTCAGTCCGCTGCCCAGAACTACGGCGCTTCGCCTCGG GTGCTAACTTTCAGTACATCatcacagaaaagaaaggaaagaatagcAGCGTGGGGCTGATCCAGTTGAACCGCCCCAAAGCACTCAATGCACTTTGCAATGGCCTGATTGAGGAGCTCAACCAAGCACTGGAGACCTTTGAGCAAGATCCTGCTGTGGGTGCCATTGTGCTCACTGGTGGGGATAAGGCCTTTGCAG CTGGAGCTGACATCAAGGAAATGCAGAACCGAACATTTCAGGACTGTTACTCCAGCAAGTTCCTGAGCCACTGGGACCACATCACCCGGGTCAAGAAACCGGTCATCGCAGCTGTCAATGGTTATGCT CTTGGTGGGGGTTGTGAACTTGCCATGATGTGTGATATCATCTATGCTGGCGAGAAAGCCCAGTTCGGACAGCCAGAAATCCTCCTGGGGACCATCCCAG GtgctggaggcactcagagactCACCCGAGCAGTCGGCAAATCGCTAGCAATGGAGATGGTCCTCACTGGTGACCGCATCTCAGCTCAGGATGCAAAGCAGGCAG GTCTTGTAAGCAAGATTTTTCCTGTTGAAAAACTGGTTGAAGAAGCCATCCAATGTGCAGAAAAAATTGCCAGCAATTCTAAAATCGTAGTAGCCATGGCGAAAGAATCTGTGAATGCAG CCTTTGAGATGACGTTAACAGAAGGAAATAAGCTGGAGAAGAGGCTTTTCTATTCCACCTTTGCCACC GATGACCGGAGAGAAGGGATGACTGCATTTGTAGAGAAAAGGAAGGCCAACTTCAAAGACCACTGA